Sequence from the Megalops cyprinoides isolate fMegCyp1 chromosome 9, fMegCyp1.pri, whole genome shotgun sequence genome:
TTTTGTACTATGCATGTGTTTAGCTGATGTTCAATTAACCCATTTGACCTATAGTACATGTATCCAGACATTCAAGGCAAAAATTTAGTTCCCTCTGCCATGAAGTTCAAATGGATATACCAGCATAACAACAGTGGATTCACcaaaatctacaaagaaatCATTATTAATCATTACTTTACCAACTAAATACAATTTTTGTAGATGCAGCCACAGTATGAAAGCTGAACAATGAACACAAATGGTTAATTGCATGATTTCAGGAATTTGCACAGTGCTGTccatacaatatattttttttacttacagGAACAAATAACGTTGCATAACAGgacaaatgtatgttttttttctgattacttttaaaaatgttttttgatcaCAGTACCATTGAATGCAGCAATTTCTCATTGCTGCGACTCCAGAAAACATGCTGGTCACATATAGGCACACCTTTAAGTGGCCTTGTAAATAATAGGTAAAGTTCAACAAACACAAATCCATTGTGACATTGATTTTTGCAAGCTCGGTTGAAGACTCTGAAACTGTATCTGTCAGGCAAGTGTAAATTTAAAGGCTAAAGTTGGAAGTCTGCAGTCGGAAGTAAACTGGTATCTTCAGGACAAATGTACCATTCAATGTTGCTTCAACAGCATTCATGGTCACATTGTAAGGAAGAAGCCTTTTTTAAGGTAAACCACAGCAAGAGGAGCCTTTAAGCAGACAAACTACATCTGAATGACAAGTGGAACTTGTGGTCAGACGAAAAGAAAATGGAGCTTTTTGGACATGCTCATCAGTGTTATATTTGGAACAAAATATGAAGCTTATGTTGGGAGAAACCCATGCCCGCTGTGATGTATCTGAAGAACCTATAGCAATACTACTGGGATGAATAGCAAGAATGTAACCTCAGAAGTTACAGAACTTCAAGGCACTACAGGAAGCATTTTCTCAGTGTAATCCATGGCGGAGAATCCATGTTCTGTGCAATGCTACCAGAATGCTACAGTGCAACAAAACTAGAATTCTAGCTGCAATCCTCTGCTGTACCTGTTCATGGTCAATGGTATTTACACATTCCACAATGATACAGTCCCATTACACATTCCACAAAGATATAGTCCCATAACTACTGATGAGTTAACGCTGACTGGCAGAGTTCTCAATGATGATAACCCAGCAAACCATAGGCGTGCAAAATATTGCTGTGAGGCACTGTACAGCAGAAAGCCAAAGAACCCCAAATGACCCAAATCCACCCTACCCCAGTAGGACAAAGCAAATTATATCCTAGTTAGCACAGACTTGACGAAGTGATTATAAAGGCCAACCAGCACTCTGGGGGAAGCCATTACTGCACCAACTACAGAATAGAACATTCTCTCTCgagtgtgtgtgaaaacagctcCAACAGTTATGGCATTGTTGCACAGGACATATATGTGAAAGGGTTCATTAATCTACTTTTAATGTTCCAGAACTGCTCTTTATTTCCTGCTGACCTTTTACGAGGCACTTGCAGAGAACAGGACACACGTTAAAATGAGATATCTAGACAGTCCTCATACAGTCCCCACATATGCTTGTATTACAGAAGCCAAGTATCAAATCAGAAGAAATACAACCTGCACCATCTTTCTTGTTTGATCTTCCTGGTCACTCTACCAGAGTGTTTTTCCAATTTCCAACTGCCCGACATTTAAcctaaaaaggaaaagaagcgTGAATCAAATTGCCTGTTCTACACATTTTGCAAATCATATTCCATTTGGAGTCTAAAATTAATTTAGTCAGAAAATTTGAACATGCAGAAAATTTGAACACGCAGACAACTTATTTTCAATCTAATATTCTCACACAGAAAGTAAGGCATGACAAAATTCCCACTGATCTACTGATGTGTTGGTGGTCAGCAAAATATTCATCCATTTAAATTCAGAGGTGAATACAAAAGGTAGCCATTTTGCCCCATTAAAGCAGACCATCTTAAAGATATTTAATCCTTCTAAGGAGCTGTATGTAAAGGCCGCAGAGCTGTTCCCCATGAGTATCTGTCAATGTGATATACTGTGGGCCAACCTCATGCTTCTGCAGCACAAACAGAGGGAGGGCCAGATGACAGTAGGGACAGGTGCTGATCTCATTCACATCCTCCACGTCTCTGTCATGCGTAGGTCCTCTGTTACGCAGGAAGGACCTAGACTGGAAAAAGCTGGCCACATCCACATTGGGTTCCAGGTCCTTTTCATCATGGACACCTCCGCCGCCGAAAGAGAACGATGAAGAATTACAGACCAGCTGGGAAAAacatggaaagagagagatattcAAGGACCAAACTAAGGGTACTATTATAAACTGCATAATTTGTactttgtcatttctgttaCCTGGTGTCCCTTCAGCTGGTATAGAGGGAAAGACTTCATGCAGTTAAAGCACAGCtctgaaacatgaaacacatgGGCCAGGATCAGACTGCCACCCTGAGTTTGAGTAGATAATGGGACTGACTGAGTTTTACAGCATATTTCACTATTGGAAGCATTACTCTACCCTATAGGTACGTCCCACACATGCACTGACTACACTGTTTGAATcaatttcttcttttgttttgctttgaccCTGAGGCCTCCTCATTGCTGTTTGGATTGAAGTGAATTTGGATGCAATCTCATACAGCCATATGATAAATGCCCAGATTTGGATAATTTGTTGTTTCATCCTTATTTTCTTCTTCTGCCACTCTTCCTGCTGCATTATATCATCACAAATGCTTACCCGTGTCTAATTAACTTCTCCTCACGCTATTCAGCCACAACTGTATACAGATGTTTGCATACGTTGGGACGGCCTACTCACCGCGTGTGTGGGCTGCTGTGCTCTTCTTGTCTTTCTGAGGCGAGGCGCCCTCCGCTGGTGtgggggagcagagcagggcgtGGGCCTCCTGATCCCGCAGCCTGATGTAGCGGCTGCAGTCCCCGCAGCGCTCCGTCCGGCTGCCGCAGGCCTCGGTGTGCTCCGCCAGGCTTTTCCAAGGCAGCTCCAGCTGGCAGTAGTCGCAGCTCTTCAGCCTGTCCTCACACTCCTCTGCCTGTCAGCGGgtgggagggaaggaaaaagcAAGGGATAAAGGGATAAAGTCAGATCAGGAGGTAGGCTGATGGTAGGAAAAGAGGCAGACATACTGTGCAGAAAAACTGTGAGTCCTTGCTGTCACTTTTCTCTCATCAAAACGGATTCTCAGAAGgtctgcatgcacacagtctATGTAACATTGCAAAGGTTTGAGATATGCATCAAGATTCTCTGATTTAAGTGCCCAATCCACAGACtggcataaataaaatattcagtgtttgtAGGGACAGTAGTCAGTTGAAATAACTCATCTTTAATCATTAATTTGTTGGCAGCAGTGGAAGTATTATATTCTTATCTGACTTGCTAAGCAGTTTCCCAGATTTAGGAAAAAAGGGTGTGAGATATGAAAAGCCTGTTCCGTTATCCGATAAGCTCTCTTACCTCATGGTCCTGCAGCTTGCAGCTTTCCACCTTTTTCTTGCACTTGCCACACCTCACCTGTAGATATATAAAGGGACAAATAAAGGGACATCACTATTTCCTTATCTCCTGCAGTCATTGTCCCCACGCAAtaacatgtgtatgcatatacagtaccagtcagtaCAGTCAAGAGTGGAGACACCTACtcacagaagggtttttctttatttttactggttcccacattttagaataattgtaaagacatcaaaactatgaaataacagatttatcttattttagtttcttcaaagtagctaaaaagattttttttaattattttttttgaaagaaattcatacataggcatcaactctactatttatatttgtcgaacaaacaaatttcaagcatttaagtctttagataaaaatgtctttgaatgtgtgtttccatcttaatcaggtgtgtccagacttttgatcggtactgtatttgtttaaaattgcaTAAAACAGCTTCCACCTTtcaaatgttttatcatttatcacAGGCTTGTGTTAATTTGCTGCTTAAAGACCTCTGGAATGTACATCTCTTCATCATCAAATACTACTTCCATGACATTTTGAGGATCGCTTCATTTGAGTCATGAGTCCATGGAAaggtttatttacttttaaatacaATTCATCCCTCGGCTCTGAAAACATCCATCCGTGACTGACCTGGCTGTGCTGGTCAATTctgtgctgctccagctcctccctggGAACCGACTCCTCACAgtcagggcacacacacagaaaccttcGGCAGTGCAGCTCGTGTAACCCGAAGTTGGACTGAGCCACTTCcttgttactgtgtgtgtgtgtgtgtgtgtgtgtgtgtgtgtgcgtgtgtttacgtatgtgtatgtgcatatgagTTTTATGGGGTATGGGCAGTGTGTAAGgcaa
This genomic interval carries:
- the LOC118783503 gene encoding XIAP-associated factor 1-like yields the protein MADEEESKVCSHCNKEVAQSNFGLHELHCRRFLCVCPDCEESVPREELEQHRIDQHSQVRCGKCKKKVESCKLQDHEAEECEDRLKSCDYCQLELPWKSLAEHTEACGSRTERCGDCSRYIRLRDQEAHALLCSPTPAEGASPQKDKKSTAAHTRELCFNCMKSFPLYQLKGHQLVCNSSSFSFGGGGVHDEKDLEPNVDVASFFQSRSFLRNRGPTHDRDVEDVNEISTCPYCHLALPLFVLQKHEVKCRAVGNWKNTLVE